Proteins from a genomic interval of Nocardioides jishulii:
- a CDS encoding MmgE/PrpD family protein — MTSAPVLGALAAFAAGAPPVAVPVSVREEAARVVLDSIGCALAAVETPAGRIARSYADVLAGPVRDTTVIGVGRSSLHGAAYANCELVAALDMAPINQPGHVAPYVVATALAVAERGDRALAETVDAVAVGLEVAQRFASAMDTNRAVVDDRPVLSPVMGFASSIFAAAAAGTRLRDADQTLTADVLGIAAATSPVNSLRSWQLHTHSTSVKYGLGGGLVQAALHAVLAAELGHRGDRMILDDATHGYPAFIGTRRWEPEQITRGLGQQWTFPAGTHLKPYPHCRVTHGVFDALAALVEREDLTPGEIESITAHGEAWATGVPTYMNDEIRLPVDAQFSFRHGISVVAHRVPPGKAWQDPAVVHDPSVTALMERIEWRAHEGWADAYAAHPSARPARVEVVARGTTFVEERDFPRGSPSPDPATTFTTDEVVAKFRHNAAGVVTADSVDRVVTALTGRLSTVTVRDLMADLDPTGRTS, encoded by the coding sequence GTGACCTCGGCGCCGGTGCTCGGGGCCCTGGCGGCGTTCGCCGCCGGGGCTCCCCCCGTGGCCGTCCCCGTCTCCGTGCGGGAGGAGGCGGCCCGGGTCGTGCTCGACTCGATCGGATGCGCCCTCGCCGCCGTCGAGACCCCCGCAGGGCGCATCGCCCGCAGCTACGCCGACGTGCTGGCCGGGCCGGTCCGCGACACCACCGTCATCGGTGTCGGACGCAGCTCGCTGCACGGGGCGGCGTACGCCAACTGCGAGCTGGTCGCCGCGCTCGACATGGCGCCGATCAACCAGCCGGGCCACGTCGCGCCGTACGTCGTCGCGACGGCTCTGGCTGTCGCCGAGAGGGGGGACCGCGCCCTGGCCGAGACCGTCGACGCGGTCGCCGTCGGCCTCGAGGTCGCCCAGAGGTTCGCCAGCGCGATGGACACCAACCGCGCCGTGGTCGACGACCGGCCCGTGCTCTCACCCGTCATGGGCTTCGCCAGCTCGATCTTCGCCGCCGCTGCCGCCGGGACCCGGCTGCGCGACGCCGACCAGACGCTCACCGCCGACGTGCTGGGCATCGCCGCCGCCACCTCGCCCGTCAACTCGCTGCGCTCCTGGCAGCTGCACACCCACAGCACCTCGGTGAAGTACGGGCTGGGCGGGGGACTGGTGCAGGCGGCCCTGCACGCCGTCCTCGCCGCCGAGCTCGGCCACCGCGGCGACCGGATGATCCTCGACGACGCCACCCACGGCTACCCGGCCTTCATCGGCACCCGCCGCTGGGAGCCGGAGCAGATCACCCGCGGCCTCGGGCAGCAGTGGACCTTCCCGGCCGGCACCCACCTCAAGCCCTACCCGCACTGCCGGGTCACCCACGGCGTCTTCGACGCCCTGGCCGCCCTCGTCGAGAGGGAGGACCTGACGCCCGGCGAGATCGAGTCGATCACTGCCCACGGCGAGGCGTGGGCGACCGGGGTGCCGACCTACATGAACGACGAGATCCGACTGCCGGTCGACGCCCAGTTCAGCTTCCGCCACGGCATCTCCGTCGTCGCCCACCGCGTGCCGCCGGGCAAGGCCTGGCAGGACCCCGCAGTCGTGCACGACCCCTCGGTGACCGCCCTGATGGAGCGCATCGAGTGGCGCGCCCACGAGGGGTGGGCCGACGCCTACGCCGCGCACCCCTCCGCGCGCCCGGCGCGCGTCGAGGTGGTGGCACGTGGCACCACCTTCGTGGAGGAGCGCGACTTCCCGCGCGGCAGCCCCTCGCCCGACCCGGCGACCACCTTCACCACCGACGAGGTGGTCGCGAAGTTCCGCCACAACGCCGCCGGGGTGGTGACCGCCGACTCCGTCGACCGGGTCGTCACCGCCCTGACCGGCCGGCTCTCCACCGTCACCGTGCGTGACCTGATGGCCGACCTCGACCCCACCGGGAGGACCTCGTGA